In Synechococcus sp. RS9909, one genomic interval encodes:
- the folP gene encoding dihydropteroate synthase, translated as MQRWPAGWGQRTGVMGVLNLTPDSFSDGGQFDRPERALARAERMLASGADVLDLGAQSTRPGAVEVGSEEELARLLPVLGAIRRSQPDAILSVDTFHAPVAAAALEAGADWINDVSGGTRDPAMLPLIAAAGCPYVLMHSRGDSRTMDGLTDYGSLGVVEAVHQALQRATERALTCGVQPQQLIWDPGLGFAKTTDQNLALLRGLPRLRDAGIPLLVGPSRKRFIGAVLEEPRAKARLWGTAAVVAQCASVGVAMVRVHDVGPIRQVAQMADALWR; from the coding sequence ATGCAGCGCTGGCCGGCGGGATGGGGCCAACGCACCGGGGTGATGGGGGTGCTCAACCTCACACCCGATTCCTTCAGCGACGGCGGTCAGTTTGATCGACCGGAGCGGGCGCTCGCCAGAGCGGAGCGGATGCTGGCCTCTGGCGCCGATGTGCTCGATCTGGGAGCCCAAAGCACCCGCCCCGGTGCCGTCGAGGTGGGCAGCGAGGAGGAACTGGCCCGGCTCCTGCCGGTGCTTGGCGCCATCCGTCGCAGCCAGCCGGACGCGATTCTGTCGGTGGACACCTTTCACGCCCCGGTCGCAGCCGCCGCCCTGGAGGCCGGTGCCGACTGGATCAATGATGTGAGCGGCGGTACGCGTGATCCGGCGATGCTCCCCTTGATCGCTGCAGCGGGCTGCCCCTATGTGCTGATGCATTCCCGCGGCGACAGCCGCACGATGGATGGCCTCACCGACTACGGCAGCCTTGGTGTGGTGGAGGCAGTGCATCAGGCCCTGCAAAGGGCGACGGAACGGGCCCTGACCTGTGGCGTGCAGCCGCAACAGCTGATCTGGGATCCGGGCCTGGGCTTTGCCAAGACCACCGATCAGAACCTGGCGCTGCTCCGCGGCCTGCCCCGTCTCCGGGATGCGGGCATCCCTTTGCTGGTGGGTCCATCGCGCAAACGCTTCATTGGTGCGGTGCTGGAGGAGCCACGGGCGAAGGCACGCCTGTGGGGAACGGCTGCGGTGGTGGCGCAGTGCGCCTCGGTGGGGGTGGCGATGGTGCGCGTCCATGACGTCGGCCCGATCCGACAGGTAGCGCAAATGGCCGATGCGCTGTGGCGGTAG